From Alteromonas australica, one genomic window encodes:
- a CDS encoding M61 family metallopeptidase: MRTLSLQYQLSVKSWQQHLFAVELKVPEHNEATLTFALPSWIPGSYMIRDFAKSITEITFTHADTGAEIAAQKIDKQTWEVATNGDGVIVNYVVYANDLSVRSAFINHEYAFINGTSAFLNVVEMSEVRCTLQIEKPAQSHWQAHTGMTPIALDSNPQYWAYESHSYAEFIDHPIFIGECETLSYEVDGVTFELVFSGSHQLDLARIAKDLKPICRHHMALFDHPQPVSRYVFMTLLAENGFGGLEHRNSTALLYPRHDLPRLGDNSQANKTDGYITFLSLCSHELFHTWHVKRIKPDVMVTPKLGEETYTNQLWIYEGFTSFYDDLTLARAKLIDGKKYLDIVAQNISRLLQNAGRYKQSVAQSSFDAWTKFYKQDASATNNIVSYYTKGGIIAFGLDLLLRHRSNQTVSLDTVMKRLWEIYGRDECGTPDNVIATLCQQEFDIDVNDYLDSVVYGTDDVPLETWLDDIGVKLHTRSAVSAEDKGGYTDATEIRHQLGATCKPAAMGLSVIQVFEGLAASKAGVMINDIILALNNQVVNQAKLQRLLDCASDTHVTLTLIRDGQIVNVALPVLQARQDRAYFTIENEEKLQQWLDH, from the coding sequence ATGCGTACTTTATCTCTTCAGTATCAGCTTAGTGTTAAATCTTGGCAGCAGCATCTTTTCGCCGTAGAACTTAAGGTTCCAGAACACAACGAAGCCACCCTCACCTTTGCGCTACCGTCTTGGATCCCCGGCAGTTATATGATTCGCGACTTCGCAAAAAGCATCACGGAAATAACCTTTACCCATGCCGACACTGGGGCAGAAATAGCGGCTCAGAAAATAGACAAGCAAACCTGGGAGGTTGCCACCAACGGCGATGGCGTTATTGTCAATTATGTGGTTTACGCGAATGACTTATCGGTACGTTCGGCGTTTATTAATCATGAATATGCCTTCATTAATGGCACAAGTGCGTTTTTGAATGTGGTGGAAATGAGCGAAGTGCGTTGCACATTGCAGATAGAAAAACCGGCGCAGAGCCATTGGCAGGCGCATACCGGTATGACACCTATTGCGCTAGACAGTAATCCTCAATATTGGGCATATGAAAGCCACAGCTACGCTGAATTTATTGATCACCCTATTTTTATTGGTGAATGCGAAACCCTGAGTTACGAGGTGGATGGTGTGACCTTCGAGTTGGTTTTTAGTGGTAGCCATCAACTGGACTTAGCGCGAATTGCAAAGGATCTTAAGCCCATTTGTCGCCATCATATGGCGTTGTTTGACCACCCCCAGCCTGTATCTCGCTACGTATTTATGACCTTACTGGCGGAAAATGGTTTTGGCGGTTTAGAACATCGAAACTCCACCGCACTGCTCTATCCTCGCCACGACCTACCGCGGTTGGGAGACAATAGCCAGGCAAATAAAACAGACGGTTACATCACCTTTTTAAGCTTATGTAGTCACGAGCTATTTCACACTTGGCATGTGAAACGCATTAAACCAGATGTGATGGTTACACCCAAGTTAGGTGAAGAAACATACACAAACCAACTGTGGATATATGAAGGTTTTACCAGTTTTTATGATGATCTCACCCTTGCTCGGGCTAAGTTGATAGATGGCAAAAAGTACCTCGACATTGTCGCGCAGAATATTTCGCGCCTGCTACAAAATGCTGGACGCTATAAACAGTCGGTGGCACAAAGTAGTTTCGACGCATGGACAAAGTTTTACAAACAAGACGCCAGTGCCACTAATAACATAGTTTCATACTACACCAAGGGCGGCATCATTGCTTTTGGCCTAGATTTGCTCCTTCGCCATCGATCGAATCAAACCGTGTCACTTGATACTGTCATGAAGCGCCTTTGGGAGATTTATGGTCGTGACGAATGTGGTACGCCAGATAACGTCATTGCTACCTTGTGTCAGCAAGAGTTTGATATTGACGTCAACGATTATCTCGATAGCGTGGTTTACGGCACTGACGATGTGCCTCTTGAAACTTGGCTTGATGATATAGGCGTTAAACTGCACACACGTTCTGCAGTAAGCGCAGAAGATAAAGGCGGCTATACTGATGCAACAGAAATTCGACATCAATTAGGCGCAACTTGTAAGCCCGCGGCCATGGGGTTATCTGTGATTCAGGTGTTTGAAGGGTTAGCTGCCTCAAAAGCGGGCGTTATGATAAATGACATTATTTTGGCTTTAAATAATCAAGTTGTTAATCAAGCAAAATTACAGCGGTTACTGGATTGTGCATCTGATACACATGTAACTCTAACACTCATTCGCGATGGGCAAATCGTCAATGTCGCCTTGCCGGTATTGCAAGCGCGTCAGGATAGAGCCTACTTTACCATTGAAAATGAAGAAAAACTTCAACAATGGTTAGACCATTAA